The following coding sequences lie in one Loxodonta africana isolate mLoxAfr1 chromosome X, mLoxAfr1.hap2, whole genome shotgun sequence genomic window:
- the MORF4L2 gene encoding mortality factor 4-like protein 2 has product MSSRKQGSQTRGQQSAEEDNFKKPTRSNMQRSKMRGASSGKKTAGPQQKNLEPALPGRWGGRSAENPPSGSVRKTRKNKQKTPGNGDGGSTSEAPQPPRKKRARADPTVESEEAFKNRVEVKVKIPEELKPWLVEDWDLVTRQKQLFQLPAKKNVDAILEEYANCKRSQGNVDNKEYAVNEVVAGIKEYFNVMLGTQLLYKFERPQYAEILMAHPDAPMSQVYGAPHLLRLFVRIGAMLAYTPLDEKSLALLLGYLHDFLKYLAKNSAALFTASDYKVASAEYHRKAL; this is encoded by the coding sequence ATGAGTTCCAGAAAGCAGGGTTCTCAAACTCGTGGACAACAATCTGCAGAAGAAGACAACTTCAAAAAGCCAACTAGAAGCAACATGCAGAGAAGTAAGATGAGAGGGGCCTCCTCAGGAAAGAAGACAGCTGGTCCTCAGCAGAAGAATCTGGAGCCAGCTCTCCCAGGCAGATGGGGGGGTCGATCTGCAGAGAACCCCCCTTCAGGATCCGTGAGGAAGACAAGAAAGAACAAACAGAAGACTCCCGGAAACGGAGATGGTGGCAGTACCAGTGAAGCCCCTCagccacctcggaagaaaaggGCCCGGGCGGATCCTACTGTTGAAAGCGAGGAGGCATTTAAGAATAGAGTGGAGGTGAAGGTGAAGATTCCTGAAGAGTTAAAACCATGGCTTGTTGAGGACTGGGACTTGGTTACCAGGCAGAAGCAGCTGTTTCAGCTCCCAGCTAAGAAAAATGTAGATGCCATCCTGGAAGAGTACGCAAATTGCAAGAGATCTCAAGGAAACGTCGACAATAAGGAATACGCAGTTAACGAAGTTGTGGCAGGAATAAAAGAGTATTTCAATGTGATGTTGGGCACTCAGCTGCTCTACAAATTTGAGAGGCCCCAGTATGCTGAGATCCTGATGGCTCACCCTGATGCGCCCATGTCCCAGGTTTATGGAGCGCCACACCTACTGAGATTATTTGTAAGAATCGGAGCAATGTTGGCCTATACGCCCCTTGATGAGAAGAGCCTTGCATTATTGTTGGGCTATTTGCATGATTTCCTAAAATACCTGGCAAAGAATTCTGCAGCCCTGTTTACTGCCAGTGATTACAAAGTGGCTTCAGCTGAGTACCATCGCAAAGCCCTGTGA